In the genome of Lactuca sativa cultivar Salinas chromosome 3, Lsat_Salinas_v11, whole genome shotgun sequence, the window ATTATAACCATTTAACATAAATTAATCGGCTGAGAGTATTAAATCAAAGCAAAAATTAGTTTACAAAGCAAAGATCAGTTCAGAGTATCAACGCAAAAATTAGAAATAAGAAATCCCTCAAATCAGGTCACACAAAACCATCAAGCAAGATAAACCCATTTTAGTTTCGAAATGAAACACAAAATTAGATTTAAGAGTATCAAACTCATTTCTGAAAATTGAACACAAAATCAAAACAAATCAATGGAATAAACTTACAACTTTCCGAAGACGGTGGTGTGTGATGTTAAATGATGATGGGTCATGTGCATGACAGATGTTGTCGGTCAGTGAGCGACGTTAGGCGATGATGTCCCATCAGACATCGATGGTTGTGGAGTGCTAACTTCCAACAATGTTGATTTGCTTAAGCTACTGGAGCATGGTTTCTACTTCTTAGTTACTTGGTAGGCTAGGTTAAAATAACGAGAGAGAAAAATCGGTCGAGAAAAAGGGAAATGTTGGATGAGTGGGACCAATATTTTTTGAAATGGAACCatagtaaaaaataaaaacaaaataaataattttttttacatatttctagtgggaccaaatttTAAGCGGGGGCCATGCACCCCACTTCTTGTGAATTGAATTCACCACTAAGGTCATCTCCAATGCATTGAActcatatgagtttaatagatTGACATATATACATTCCACTTACTATATAATTTTACCTATTAAACTCTACACTCCATTAAACTCATATGAGTTCAAAGGATTGACACATATATATTTCATTCATTATATGTGTGTGAGTtcgagagaggagagagagtgtAAAGTTCAATCCTCATTCTATAGAGTGTCATATCATTAACCTACAATGATGATTTTGAGTTCAATGGGATTCAACTCTCCATTATACTCCTATTAGAGATgtcttgtaacaacgtaaatttcatgccaaaaattttcattttcaaacacatGTCATATTTATGAAAAATCTCAAATATCAACATCAACTCATTTTTTCAAAAATTGTTTATCACAGATCCAGAATCCCCCAACAACATATCTCCAATGTgagagtgtgtacaatcaagtcggggccttcccgcgatcatcgggagtacctgaaacacataacacataacacggtaagcacgaagcttagtgatttccccaaaataccacatgcatcacgttagccactcgaggctaactcaatacgaccctctggtcaatgtgttcTCAGTGGAGACTctctggtcccacaactcgggtggaccctctggtcctaactcaataagctcataataataatactcagcataaatcacaaagacataatgcataatatcgcaatacacagataagcacataagactCCTCAGttacacaaagataccactcatggtaagtatagtgagaagactcacctcgtaagctagcgaaTAAAAGTCTCATACTCAGAAATCtcaaactagcctccgcctaacacatcgGATagtcatctctaattaatactctattcATACTCAAATATACCAAAGGTTGTTCTCTTTTTCTTgctaactcttggaatgggtaaaataccattttacccctccatggtctccattactcatgttaaccaaaccctaaagtcaacagaagtcaaactcgagtcaacagtccaggtttgacctgactcgccgagtgcactcatgtgactcgtcgagtccactcatccCCCAGGAGTCTTTGCGAAGGTCCAGCTTgtcgagttaacccctaactTGCCGAGCTACAGTATGGCCAGCTCATCGGGACaaccctaactaactcgtcgagtcagctcatcgACTTGACAAGTTCATTCAGACCCAAGTCGTAATCAGACGATTTCGAGGCAGAAAACCCTCTCACACTCTAGATCTAAGCTCTCAAGGCTCGTTTATCACGTAAAGCCAcgagctttacgttcatgcatgacaCTTAGGGCTAGAAATGCCAAGAACATGCTTTATTAAGGGTTTTTCACTCAAGGCTCTATTATGGCTGAAAAAAGaagggacctttggactctagggacctcacaaggtccaaatctgaagtccAAATCTCTATATGTGCTTAATACACCCAAAGCCCCAATATAGACGGAAAAGAAGCCCTAAACTCTAATAATATGAGATCTACCCAAACTAatgagaaaggtataaactttataccttttacATAAGCTCTTGGATGAATAGCAACAGATCTAACAACCTACTCTTCATCCTTGCTTGAAATCCTTCTCTTCTGTTCCAAAGATGCACCAAGATACTCAATATTAGCTCAATACTCTCTCTATTAGCTCAAAGGCGATTATTGTTTCTCTCAGTGAAGGTAAGCAGCTGATGAGCTGCAAAtaaggctataagtgcccttaaataggccccaaacatggggatttagggtttctcttcacagtgtctactcgatgagtcgactccctgactcgtcgagtagatcattaatcCCACGTGGCACAACGCaactctactcgacaagttgcagcaccaactcgtcaagttgcttaatcttccttaaaataaaaaataataataaaccacATACCTGGAAGTCCGGATGTTAAATGGCCTAAGTGAACATCATTTTCCAACCCATTGAGTATCATGTGAAAGGGTATTTGGCATGCATGGTAAGTTGGAGATGCATTCCGTTTAGCCTAACGAGACTTAACACCACATAGAGGCAGGAAGGTGTTTCCATCCCCTCGACAATGTTGAGGGTTTCCTTCGTAGAGGTCTCATTCAGCACAtgctaataaaaattaaaaactaaaatttgcatatatatatatatatatatatatatatatatatatatatatatatatatatatatatatatatatatatatattgtaaaacaTATTAGTCATATCTTGATTTTTTAAGAGGTATAAGATACAAATTTTTTTGTACAAAACAATTTTGTATAACAAAATCATTAATACTTATAAAAATTTTGAAGACTTAAATTaaaaaacttaattaaaaatttaatatggagcaaaataacaattttaaaatattaacttcatctatataaattaatttatatttgttAACTAAACATcgataataattaatttatatcaaatatataaACAGACAATgtaaatataagtttaaaatttaatattttaattaaaaatagtatttttttattacataataattaaaattaaaatctaaTAGTTATTTGctggaaaaaaaagaaaaaaaaaactattcttTAAAAACCTATTAATCAATTGCGGCTGCTTTGCAGGCACAATCTAGTAGGTTAAATTTCGCCTCACCCTTACCTTCTGTCCCTGCAGGGATACGTATGTATATGCCTGCGAAAGTTAAGTATATGCTATTGCTCCAGGTACTTTTGTTTTTCCATCTATAATCACTTTCGAAACACGGATATATACACAGCAATGTTGGTTGCTTACTTGGAACACGTGTCCTTCGAGGAGTCCTTTGAGAAGTCGTTCGAGTTGTTTTTTAAAATGCAACATGAGGATGTTGTTCAAAACGAATCTACCTTTTCTATTCTACTCACTGTCAGTGCTCAATTATCCTCTATGAGATGTGGAAAGATGTTACATGCACTTACAGAGAACTGGAGAAGACTGGATTCAATGGTCATAAGATTGTCGAGGATGCCTTGATCAACATGTACTCGAAGACTGGCGACATTAAAGCTGCTGAAAAGGTGTTTTTAGATATGAATAATGATCGTGATATTGTAACCTGGAACATGATGATATGTGGATACTGCTATCATGGCCTTGGTAACGAGTCACTGGCTTAATTTGTTTCAAGAAATGTTGGAATTAGGGGAAGATCCCAACTGTGTGACTTTCATCGGTGTTCTTAGTGCGTGTGGACATGTGGGGCTTGTGGAAGAAGGGTTCTACTATTTGTACGAGTTAATGAAACAGAAAGGTATCAAACCTGGTTTAGAGCACTATATGTGTATCATTGACATGCTAATCAAGGCTGGACAACTAAATGAAGCTTTAAGTTTCATTTTATCAACACCAAGCAAATGGGATGTCTTTGGTTGGACTACCTTGCTCAGTGCCTGTCGTGCTCATCAAAACTATTCTCTAGGCATCAGAGTTGCCGAGTTGATCCCTGATGACGTGGCAAATAAGGTGAGTAAGAGTTGTGGAGTCACAGAAGTTGGTGAATTGATGGATATAAAAGAAGAGCGTGGGGGTGGCTGGATGGAAACCGAGAATGATACTTTTTCACTTGTTTCGGTTGACAATGGAGATCCAGGATTTGTTGAGATTCATGATTTCATGAAGCATGCAGTTGTTTGCTGATATTAAAATTCCTCCTGATCAGGATGGAATGAAGGGAGATAATATAGATGGTTATCACAGCGAAGAGCTTGGATTAGCTTATGCCCTATCGACCACAGATAAAACGATACCAATCTATATCATTAAGGCCTCAGGGAAGATATCTGCTGCTTCCCATTCTCTTATCAAGTTAATCTCCAAAGTAACAGATAGATTGATAACGGTGAGAGACGCCTACCAATTCCATACCTTCCAAGATGGACGTTGCTCCTGTGCAGATTattggtgatatatatatatatatatatatatatatatatatatatatatatatatatatatatatatatatatatatatatatatatatatatatatatatatatatatatatatatatatatatatatatatatatatataacaacttgCATGCACCCAATACACGCCTCCCTCTTGTAGGTATAGTATGATTACagcttaacttttcaaaaacttaAGCTTCACTTACATCAATCAAGCATGATCCAGTCTTTTTAAATTCATCAGTAGTGGTCTGGTATGCATCAATCTGAAAAATTAATTGGTGATTGAATTATTTTGCATAGTTTATATGCATAGGCCTGCCGCCAATTGGAGACAAGAAGGATTTGATTTAccattttgcttttttttttttttttgatgtagACGCGAAAAAATATAAGTAACATATCAATTGCTGATGTATGATGTATGTTCGCTGCAAGAAAATTTCGATTTAATTACGGAAAAATTCCGTAGCAAAATGATGTAATTCCGTAGCTAAACCTAAATAACTACGGAAGTTGCTACAGAATTTGCCAATGAGATTCCATAGTAAGATTTCTTGTAACAAAATGTTTAACTACAAAATTATAGTTCCGTAGCAATTTTGCTATGGCCGTTGCTATGACGTCTATCCGTAGCATTTCAACCACAACACACTTCCATCACAATTCCTTAACAATGAGTTATGTAGCAAATTCCGTATCTATTTTGTTACGTAACAAATTTCGTAGCTATTTGGtccgtagcaaattccgtagccatttggtccgtagcaaattccgtagccatttggtccgtagcaaattccgtagctAATTGTTCTGTAGCAAATTCCGTAGCCATTTGGTCCGTAGCAAATTCCGTAACTAACTGTTCCGTAGCAAATTTTGTAGTCATTCTTTCCGTAACAAATTCCGTAGCCATTCATTCCGTAGCAAATTCCTTAACAACTTTTTTGTAGTCAATTCCATAACAATCGTTCAATACCATTTTTTCTATAAAATTCGGTTATTTAATTTgacttattatatcaatttacaaaaatacaattaatataaaaccaaaaataaCAAAGTATTTCTATAGAAACTAAAAGAAATATTCAATACATCAAAAGatacatatttcaaaattaaaagtcaCTACAAACTTAACGTAAAACATTATTCGATACATAATATTCTATCATTGTTTAATAAAAGTTTTGACTTGTTCACTAAATGTGTTAATGACATTCATTGCTTGTGCAAGTTGTTGTTCAAACTTTGCTTGAACATCCACATTTTTCTGCTGAAACTCCACATTCTTTTTCTAAGCATCCTCATATTTTTGTTGAACATCCTCATATTTTTGTTGAATATCTTCATATTGTTCGCGTTGTGTCTCAACTAACTTCTTCAAATTCTCAATCTCGACTTTTGTCTCGGCATTATTATCCTCGTATTGTTCGCGATGCATTTCAGAAGATCCTTTACTAAAAATAtcaatcaaatgaatatctaaaaatTTTAAAGCACACAACAAAGAAAATGaatattattttttaacttttaatgcTTTTGTTATTCGATCAATCTTGTAAATTTGCATACCTTTGCAAGATTCCCTAAAGATGCTAGTGGGAGGAAATATGCAGGATAGAGAGGTGTAGTGAGATCAAAGATGCTTCATATCACATTAAAACACAGGggaaaaattaatttaattttttttaaaaaaaacttggtATTAAGTGGATAACAGAAAATTAGTCACCTTCCAGCACTTCCAATGAAGTCTGCATACATGCGCCATTGTTTTGGATCATCATCAAAAAGATTTCCAAATCTTCCACCTGTGAAAGGCAAATCCATCATGGTTAATGCATAAATTTGGTGTTTTTGTATCCATTTATGAGATTTTGAAGAAAACCTACCAATGAAAAAATGTCCAATGGCACCAATTCCATCTTTTGACACCCATCTACATGTTTTTGGTAAATATGTTAAAGTTATATAACCATATCTTCAACCCTAAAAAGAAATTCTTGCAATTATACTATCATAGTAGTATCAAGTTATATAGAAAATCACCCAATGGCAGAAGCAGAAGCTGCAGTTGTGGTTCCAGAAGAATTGTCTAAACCAACTGCCTGTATtatataaattcacataattttataaaaaaaaaaacgataatCAAAGAACATTATAATCTATAATTCTATATTCTATCCTTTACAAAATCTATGATTCAGCCTTAAGTACTAGACAATGACATAAAACAAAAAGATCATGATAGTTACAAAAGAATAAAAAGAGATGAGTGAAATGAAAAACAAAGGGAATAAGAAGTAGAGGAAATTAGATTAGGGAATCAAAATGTTTGTTTGCtaataaaaagaaagaaagaaagaagaattaGAAAAAAGGTAGCAAGTTAGATTGATACCCAATTAGAAGTATTGGCTTGAGTTAGATTGACATGCCTTTAGAAGACTTGAAGTGACCAATGTGTGACAAATCCATCCAGTGACATTGGTTGGAAACTGTAACAACATGTATTCCAAGTAATCATTTGAAACAGATcctgattttgaaaaaaaaaaaaacaattagagAAGAAAAATATTAGAGATACCATATGAGGTGAAAATGAAAAAGGAACAAACCAGGGAAGCCAGTAGGAAGAACAAAATCTTTAACTATATCAGGAAGCCATGGCAATTCTTTTGAACAATATCCATTAGATTTGGTGTCATCTTCAAGAAATGTTGTTAGGTGAAACTTGTTATCCAGTATATACCTGACAAAAGGAATTTGAACAGCATATTAGGTTGGAATCTACAATGTAGAGTGATTGTTTTACCCTTTTCTCAGCGTTAAGCGAGGACAATGATGAATTAGGGTCTCAAAAGCTCACAAGAGCTCAGAGGAAGAGACTTCAAAGAAAGAAACTCAAAGAAGTTGCTTCCCACCGCAGGCAGATTATCAGACCggaattgttgggtcaaaaatatggtttatactttgcttttctaggaaattgtatttttctgtaatgtttatgagtttacggtcaggtttacggcctaatgggtgtttacggccgtaaaaccatttacggcccatgtccaccaagcctatgttccccttgtataaatataggtgttagggtgtgaggaacagattgatgaacagaagagagtttacggctagagagcattttgtgtgtgtgaatctattgtatctggaactttaattctaatcaatacatacaagattcatattattcttttcCTCCttttcttctatttgatctgacttcatccgtttgattgggattccgcaccatcgaacggatctgattgatacacaggcaaattagggacttacaattggtatcagagccaagttgtatcagtcaattttgtcagatttggggcattatttgacctcattttcgaaatatttttgcgtttttggatagatctcgcaaaaataaggggggtttgttcttcgtgtttttgataaaaaaaaatggtttttttttatcgatttttggagcaaaaagggcaAAAATCACTGTTTTTGATCGTAACCTCGAGGGGGTGgtggccagcagctagggtttccgaggagttcacggcccgaggttTGCGGCCTCGGCTCGGAGTATACGGCTCAGCAGTTTGTGGCTCGGCCTCACATGTTTCCGGCTTCTGAGTCCTTAGCCTCGCACCTCGGCCTCGTAAGAACCACCCTCGCTtcgcatttaaaaaaaataggacGGGCCTTTGGAGGTGCTGGGGATCGAACCCGCGACCTCCTTCTCGCATTCCTTCAGTGCCTTACCAACTCCTCTAGGCCACAAGTTGATACACTCCTTCCCCATTTAATTCATAACCCGTCTTTTTCGCTTCAAGTTTCGCATTTTTTACACtttcaacccaaaattcaattccttttaattctaaattcttttttcatccaaaataaaaaaaataataacaataaataaataaaaaataaattaaattaaaattaataaataaaattatattttattttttttacttttatttttttaacttttgaccttaaattttgactttgacttccaagtttgacctttgactttaaactttgactttcgcgtttgacttttaaattttcaaatttagcttttcggtttgattttttcaagtttgacttttgagtttaacttttttaaatttgacttttaaggttgacttttgaggtttataatcaaagggtttgacttttaagttttattttagcttctagttgtgcttttaattgattttaaggtctacgagggagttgaaaacatgaaagagagtcgtcaggatatgttaa includes:
- the LOC128132741 gene encoding protein root UVB sensitive 5-like translates to MLFKFLLSDDTKSNGYCSKELPWLPDIVKDFVLPTGFPGSVSNDYLEYMLLQFPTNVTGWICHTLVTSSLLKAVGLDNSSGTTTAASASAIGWVSKDGIGAIGHFFIGGRFGNLFDDDPKQWRMYADFIGSAGSIFDLTTPLYPAYFLPLASLGNLAKVYIHLIDIFSKGSSEMHREQYEDNNAETKVEIENLKKLVETQREQYEDIQQKYEDVQQKYEDA